A portion of the Streptomyces sp. NBC_00376 genome contains these proteins:
- a CDS encoding ATP-binding protein, which translates to MMVSMAGLEGVEQPRPHSGATAARWMPTAEDEQAFKALELFGNPAEGEVRLPSRPESAATARRLTSCVVLRQWALSPQTAEYAVLLVSELVGNAVRHTGARVFGLRMMRRRGWIRIEVRDPSRGLPCLMPVQPMDVSGRGLFLVDKLSDRWGVDLLPRGKTTWFEMRISDR; encoded by the coding sequence ATGATGGTGTCCATGGCGGGCCTGGAGGGTGTGGAACAGCCGCGACCGCACAGCGGTGCGACGGCGGCGCGGTGGATGCCGACCGCGGAGGACGAACAGGCGTTCAAGGCACTGGAGTTGTTCGGGAATCCGGCGGAGGGCGAAGTCCGGTTGCCCTCCCGTCCGGAGTCCGCGGCGACTGCCCGGCGGCTCACCTCGTGCGTGGTGCTGCGTCAGTGGGCGCTCTCCCCGCAGACCGCCGAGTACGCCGTGCTGCTCGTCTCGGAGCTCGTCGGCAACGCGGTGCGGCACACCGGCGCCCGGGTCTTCGGGCTGCGGATGATGCGCCGCCGTGGCTGGATCAGGATCGAGGTGCGCGACCCCTCGCGCGGACTGCCCTGCCTGATGCCCGTTCAGCCGATGGATGTCAGCGGGCGGGGCCTCTTCCTCGTCGACAAGCTCTCCGACCGCTGGGGTGTGGATCTGCTGCCGCGCGGCAAGACCACCTGGTTCGAGATGCGGATCTCCGACCGCTGA
- a CDS encoding enoyl-CoA hydratase/isomerase family protein, translating into MTANLEVRDGVGTILLDRPPMNALDVATQDRLRELAEEATRRDDVRAVVLYGGEKVFAAGADIKEMQAMDHTAMVVRSKALQDSFTAVARIPKPVVAAVTGYALGGGCELALCADFRIAGDNAKLGQPEILLGLIPGAGGTQRLARLIGPSRAKDLIFTGRHVRAEEALAIGLVDRVVPAAEVYEQAHAWAAALAKGPALALRAAKESIDAGLETDIDTGLTIERNWFAGLFATEDRERGMRSFVEEGPGKAKFL; encoded by the coding sequence ATGACCGCAAACCTCGAAGTACGCGACGGCGTCGGCACGATCCTGCTGGACCGCCCGCCCATGAACGCCCTGGACGTCGCCACCCAGGACCGGCTGCGTGAACTCGCCGAGGAGGCGACCCGCCGCGACGACGTGCGCGCCGTGGTCCTCTACGGCGGCGAGAAGGTGTTCGCGGCGGGCGCGGACATCAAGGAGATGCAGGCGATGGACCACACGGCGATGGTCGTACGGTCCAAGGCGCTGCAGGACTCGTTCACCGCGGTGGCCCGGATCCCCAAGCCCGTCGTCGCCGCCGTCACCGGCTACGCACTGGGCGGCGGCTGCGAGCTGGCGCTCTGCGCCGACTTCCGCATCGCCGGCGACAACGCCAAGCTCGGCCAGCCCGAGATCCTGCTCGGGCTGATCCCGGGCGCGGGCGGCACCCAGCGCCTGGCCCGGCTGATCGGCCCCTCCCGGGCCAAGGACCTGATCTTCACCGGCCGCCACGTGCGGGCCGAAGAGGCCCTGGCGATCGGTCTGGTGGACCGGGTGGTGCCCGCCGCCGAGGTGTACGAGCAGGCGCACGCCTGGGCCGCCGCGCTGGCCAAGGGGCCGGCTCTGGCGCTGCGCGCCGCCAAGGAATCCATCGACGCCGGCCTGGAGACGGACATCGACACCGGGCTCACGATCGAGCGGAACTGGTTCGCCGGACTGTTCGCCACCGAGGACCGGGAGCGCGGAATGCGCAGCTTCGTCGAAGAGGGGCCGGGCAAGGCCAAATTCCTCTGA
- a CDS encoding carboxylesterase/lipase family protein, with the protein MSAVPTPIPGTSPRVSTVHGAVRGTLEQGVAVFRGIPYAAAPVGALRFGAPVPPEPWEGVRDAVAFGPTAPKRPYDPPLDRLLPDPDVPGDNCLNLNVWTPSPAATGLPVIVWIHGGSLLHGSSAVPLYDGTAFARDGVVLVSVNYRLGVEGFGVFPDAPANRGLLDQIAALTWVRENIVAFGGDPDLVTVCGESAGAISIGALLAAPRTRGLFRRAVLQSGAPTALPLGAGARRTTELIAKRLGVAATAGALAAVDPAALLAAQTEVTAGGSPLTGGNSFQIVVDGDLLPRDPLEALLDGAASGVDLLLGSNSEEYRLWFVPSGLTERLSAFKLRLALLKFKVPGATTRTYRANRPGATPGELLGALATDLLLRVPLNRVADARADGPGSTHVYEFGWPSPVLRLGACHALEIGFVFDTLDKPDAVALAGAGAPQELADAMHAAWVAFAASGDPGWPAWDASRPVMGFGPGRPAVVRAPRDEELRGWAPYRGSA; encoded by the coding sequence ATGTCTGCCGTACCCACACCGATACCCGGGACGTCGCCCCGGGTCAGCACGGTCCACGGGGCGGTGCGCGGCACGCTGGAGCAGGGTGTCGCCGTCTTCCGCGGCATCCCGTACGCCGCCGCGCCGGTCGGCGCCCTGCGCTTCGGGGCACCCGTGCCGCCCGAGCCCTGGGAAGGGGTGCGGGACGCGGTGGCGTTCGGGCCGACCGCGCCCAAGCGGCCGTACGACCCGCCGCTGGACCGGCTGCTGCCCGACCCCGACGTACCGGGCGACAACTGCCTCAACCTCAATGTGTGGACGCCGTCCCCGGCCGCCACCGGGCTGCCCGTGATCGTCTGGATCCACGGCGGTTCGCTGCTGCACGGCTCGTCGGCGGTGCCGCTGTACGACGGGACCGCGTTCGCCCGGGACGGTGTGGTCCTGGTGTCGGTCAACTACCGGCTCGGCGTGGAGGGGTTCGGGGTGTTCCCGGACGCGCCCGCCAACCGGGGGCTGCTCGACCAGATCGCGGCCCTGACCTGGGTGCGGGAGAACATCGTGGCGTTCGGCGGCGATCCGGACCTGGTCACGGTGTGCGGCGAGTCGGCGGGGGCGATCAGCATCGGCGCCCTGCTGGCCGCCCCTCGGACCAGGGGCCTGTTCCGGCGGGCCGTGCTGCAGAGCGGCGCGCCGACCGCGCTGCCGCTCGGCGCGGGCGCCCGGCGCACCACGGAGCTGATCGCCAAGCGGCTCGGGGTGGCGGCGACGGCCGGGGCGCTGGCCGCGGTGGATCCGGCCGCGCTGCTGGCCGCGCAGACCGAGGTGACGGCCGGCGGCTCGCCGCTGACCGGCGGGAATTCCTTCCAGATCGTGGTGGACGGCGATCTGCTGCCCCGCGATCCGCTCGAAGCGCTGCTGGACGGCGCCGCGTCCGGTGTCGATCTGCTGCTGGGCTCGAACAGCGAGGAGTACCGGCTCTGGTTCGTACCGAGCGGTCTGACGGAGCGGCTGTCCGCGTTCAAGCTCAGGCTGGCCCTGCTGAAGTTCAAGGTGCCGGGCGCCACGACGCGTACGTACCGGGCGAACCGGCCGGGGGCCACGCCGGGTGAGCTGCTCGGGGCGCTCGCCACCGATCTGCTGCTGCGGGTCCCGCTGAACCGGGTGGCCGACGCCCGTGCGGACGGGCCGGGAAGCACCCATGTCTACGAGTTCGGCTGGCCGTCCCCGGTGCTGCGGCTGGGCGCCTGTCACGCGCTGGAGATCGGCTTCGTCTTCGACACGCTGGACAAGCCCGACGCGGTGGCGCTGGCCGGTGCGGGCGCCCCGCAGGAGCTGGCCGACGCGATGCACGCGGCGTGGGTGGCGTTCGCCGCGTCCGGCGACCCCGGCTGGCCGGCCTGGGACGCCTCGCGCCCGGTGATGGGCTTCGGCCCCGGCAGGCCCGCAGTGGTGCGGGCCCCGCGCGACGAGGAGCTGCGCGGCTGGGCTCCGTACCGCGGGAGCGCCTGA
- a CDS encoding polysaccharide deacetylase family protein has translation MNVSDTPVHRRGALRAGAGAALAGVLAAGCADRDAVGTPAGTVTDTVSPKNLADATTRPPSPNPAPGPHRFPGQPVQIDHGPRDRARVALTFHGQGDPAIARTVLAEAERAHARVTVLAVGSWLDEHPDVARRILDGGHELGNHTQHHTDISSMGEAEAYAEINDCAQRLRRLTGSIGTWFRPSRARNATPLVQRLAARAGYPHILSYDVDSLDFTSPGAAAVTRKVAGEIRNGSVVSLHFGYADTVAALPLLLTEIDRRRLRAVTTTELLT, from the coding sequence ATGAACGTCTCCGACACTCCGGTGCACCGCCGCGGCGCCCTGCGCGCGGGAGCAGGGGCCGCCCTCGCCGGTGTCCTCGCCGCCGGATGCGCGGACCGCGATGCCGTCGGCACACCGGCCGGGACCGTCACGGACACGGTGAGCCCGAAGAACCTGGCCGACGCGACCACCCGGCCCCCGTCCCCGAATCCCGCCCCCGGACCGCACCGCTTCCCCGGACAGCCGGTCCAGATCGACCACGGCCCCCGCGACCGCGCCCGCGTCGCCCTCACCTTCCACGGCCAGGGCGACCCCGCCATCGCCCGCACCGTGCTCGCCGAGGCCGAACGGGCCCACGCCCGGGTCACCGTCCTCGCCGTCGGCAGCTGGCTCGACGAACACCCCGACGTGGCCCGGCGCATCCTCGACGGCGGCCACGAACTCGGCAACCACACCCAGCACCACACCGACATCTCCTCGATGGGCGAGGCCGAGGCGTACGCGGAGATCAACGACTGCGCCCAGCGGCTGCGCAGGCTCACCGGCTCCATCGGCACCTGGTTCCGCCCCTCGCGCGCCCGGAACGCCACCCCGCTCGTCCAGCGGCTGGCCGCCAGGGCGGGCTACCCGCACATCCTCTCGTACGACGTGGACTCCCTCGACTTCACCTCTCCCGGCGCCGCGGCCGTCACCCGCAAGGTGGCCGGGGAGATCCGCAACGGATCGGTGGTGAGCCTGCACTTCGGCTACGCGGACACGGTCGCCGCGCTGCCCCTCCTCCTCACCGAAATCGACCGCCGCCGACTGCGCGCGGTGACGACCACGGAGCTGCTGACCTGA
- a CDS encoding EF-hand domain-containing protein — MADIESARKAFERFDLNGDGLISAVEYKSVMAQLGDPYVTETVAQAVINSHDANGDGLLTFEEFWAAQNKD; from the coding sequence GTGGCGGACATAGAGTCGGCGCGCAAGGCATTCGAACGGTTCGATCTGAACGGCGACGGGCTGATCTCGGCCGTCGAGTACAAGAGCGTGATGGCGCAGCTCGGCGACCCCTACGTCACCGAGACGGTGGCCCAGGCAGTCATCAACTCGCACGACGCCAACGGCGACGGGCTGCTCACGTTCGAGGAGTTCTGGGCGGCCCAGAACAAGGACTGA
- a CDS encoding GNAT family N-acetyltransferase yields MDDALARIMTASAHGRFPPPDGSTTVVRQPSARDAGVLAFTAHSVVFTDEDPDWVRAVLARTPGDELAATMNPHFLNALLARTGRHMNTVDLLTVAPALPGEPEIELREIEDPEHPRVARAMQYRDEVRVWSADGGVVILGRGVAGRWETAIEVAEEARGRRLGERLARAARQLVPDAVVWAQQSPGNARSVRTFQAAGYRPVGSEALFVMG; encoded by the coding sequence ATGGATGACGCGCTGGCACGGATCATGACGGCCTCGGCGCACGGGCGGTTTCCCCCGCCGGACGGTTCGACGACCGTGGTGCGGCAGCCCTCGGCCCGGGACGCCGGGGTGCTGGCGTTCACCGCGCACTCGGTGGTCTTCACCGACGAGGACCCCGACTGGGTGCGGGCCGTGCTGGCCAGAACGCCCGGCGACGAGCTCGCCGCGACGATGAACCCGCACTTCCTGAACGCGCTGCTGGCCCGGACCGGCCGGCACATGAACACCGTCGACCTGCTGACGGTCGCCCCCGCGCTGCCCGGCGAACCGGAGATCGAGCTGCGGGAGATCGAGGACCCGGAGCATCCACGGGTGGCGCGGGCGATGCAGTACCGCGACGAGGTGCGGGTCTGGTCCGCCGACGGCGGCGTGGTGATCCTCGGCCGGGGCGTCGCGGGCCGCTGGGAGACCGCGATCGAGGTGGCCGAGGAGGCGCGCGGCCGGCGGCTGGGCGAGCGGCTCGCGCGGGCGGCCAGGCAGCTGGTGCCGGACGCGGTGGTCTGGGCCCAGCAGTCGCCGGGGAACGCCCGCAGCGTGCGGACGTTCCAGGCGGCGGGCTACCGGCCGGTGGGCTCGGAGGCCCTCTTCGTCATGGGGTGA
- a CDS encoding PucR family transcriptional regulator has translation MAQNPRAPSPRTGDDGELRRALATALLPGIDELTRRVVDDIHAHSGTYASGSPVSRDDLWGICRDNLLRALEDFGGLPSSGGDGEHAARETGRRRAEQGVPLDTVLQAYRRGGRVMWQVMAEHLRATRGTPDAAGPVAGDRDTELDMAGAVWETIDRYSLVMADSYRLTQLEMQGRQDTRRVALFEALLDGRGEDPAVAAAAAAALGVPVHDRYVIVVAAQDPAAPPNPAPVLDEHGIWSFWRPRSGRYAGIVRLAASGDCGVLLDLLRHRTGATAGVSPEFDRLARAGRALRLAEQALRTLPAGSGEAAAFDDRLAEVLLVGRPEIAERIVTTRLGGVLDMAAERDVLLGTLRVWLDHGCSAARAAELLYCHRNTVLNRIGRIAELTGASAESGEVRLGWALALRALPLPTGDYEQAPGESGLGRAGA, from the coding sequence ATGGCGCAGAACCCGCGTGCCCCATCCCCTCGTACCGGCGACGACGGTGAGCTGCGCCGCGCCCTGGCCACCGCCCTCCTGCCGGGCATCGACGAACTGACCCGGCGGGTCGTCGACGACATCCACGCGCACAGCGGTACGTACGCCTCCGGCTCGCCCGTAAGCCGGGACGACCTGTGGGGGATCTGCCGCGACAACCTGCTGCGCGCGCTGGAGGACTTCGGCGGGCTGCCGTCCAGCGGGGGCGACGGCGAGCACGCGGCGCGCGAGACGGGGCGGCGGCGCGCGGAGCAGGGCGTACCGCTGGACACGGTGCTCCAGGCCTACCGGCGCGGTGGCCGGGTGATGTGGCAGGTGATGGCCGAGCATCTGCGGGCGACGCGCGGGACACCGGACGCCGCGGGGCCGGTCGCGGGCGACCGGGACACCGAACTGGACATGGCGGGCGCCGTGTGGGAGACCATCGACCGCTACTCGCTGGTCATGGCCGACTCGTACCGGCTCACCCAGCTGGAGATGCAGGGCAGGCAGGACACCCGCCGCGTCGCCCTCTTCGAGGCCCTGCTCGACGGGCGCGGCGAGGATCCGGCGGTCGCGGCGGCGGCCGCCGCCGCGCTGGGCGTGCCGGTCCACGACCGGTACGTCATCGTCGTCGCCGCCCAGGACCCGGCCGCGCCGCCCAACCCGGCACCCGTCCTCGACGAGCACGGCATCTGGTCCTTCTGGCGGCCCCGGTCGGGCCGGTACGCGGGAATCGTGCGGCTGGCGGCCTCGGGGGATTGCGGTGTCCTGCTCGACCTGCTGCGCCACCGCACCGGTGCCACCGCGGGGGTGTCACCGGAGTTCGACCGGCTGGCCAGGGCGGGGCGGGCACTGCGGCTGGCCGAGCAGGCGCTGCGCACGCTGCCCGCCGGAAGCGGCGAGGCGGCGGCCTTCGACGACCGGCTCGCGGAGGTGCTCCTGGTCGGCCGGCCGGAGATCGCCGAGCGCATCGTGACCACGCGGCTGGGCGGCGTACTGGACATGGCGGCCGAACGCGACGTGCTGCTCGGCACGCTCCGGGTCTGGCTCGACCACGGCTGCTCGGCGGCGCGGGCGGCCGAGCTGCTCTACTGCCACCGCAACACGGTCCTCAACCGGATCGGCCGGATCGCCGAACTCACCGGCGCCTCGGCGGAGTCGGGCGAGGTACGGCTGGGATGGGCGCTGGCCCTGCGGGCGCTTCCGCTGCCGACAGGCGACTACGAACAGGCGCCGGGGGAGAGCGGCTTGGGGCGGGCCGGGGCGTGA
- a CDS encoding long-chain-fatty-acid--CoA ligase: MFLSVAIVLRESARKHPDRVAVVDSGTRITYRELWDGTLRCAGALRASGVRPGDRVAVLLPNSADFLYAYFGALAAGATVVPVHGLLVAEEVAYVLRHSGSVVLIGGGPMWPVAEEGARAAGVRAVQGVPEGGDPLTAAEPAAPEDTAVILYTSGTTGRPKGALLTHLNIVLNASVVAHDLLRLDVDDVVLGCLPLFHTYGQTCAMNATLRAGATLVLMPRFSGAGALELLAAEGVSVFMGVPTMYHALVEAAAQDDATHRPTLRAAVSGGAALPVAVLERFEETFATQVLEGYGLTETSPVATFNQPEIGRRPGTVGHPVWGVEIGVADAAVEEAVVLLADGEVGEVVVRGHNVFAGYLDDPVATARAVVDGWFRTGDLGVRDEDGFLSIVDRKKDLVIRGGFNIYPREVEEVLVRHPAVSEVAVIGVPDEARGEEICAVVVLRAGAEAVTEQELIAWSRERLGRHKYPRVVRFTGALPLGPTGKVLKRALTAAPPSS, from the coding sequence ATGTTTCTCAGCGTCGCCATCGTCCTGCGCGAGTCGGCCCGCAAGCATCCCGACCGCGTGGCCGTGGTCGATTCGGGCACCCGGATCACCTACCGCGAGCTGTGGGACGGGACGCTGCGCTGCGCGGGCGCGCTGCGGGCCTCGGGGGTCCGGCCGGGCGACCGGGTCGCGGTGCTGCTGCCCAACTCGGCGGACTTCCTGTACGCGTACTTCGGCGCGCTGGCCGCCGGGGCGACGGTGGTGCCGGTGCACGGGCTGCTGGTGGCCGAGGAGGTGGCGTACGTGCTGCGGCACAGCGGCTCCGTCGTGCTGATCGGCGGCGGTCCGATGTGGCCGGTCGCCGAGGAGGGGGCACGCGCCGCGGGGGTCAGGGCCGTGCAGGGCGTGCCGGAGGGCGGCGACCCGCTGACCGCGGCGGAGCCGGCGGCGCCGGAGGACACCGCGGTGATCCTCTACACCAGCGGCACGACCGGGCGGCCCAAGGGGGCGCTGCTCACCCACCTCAACATCGTGCTGAACGCCTCCGTGGTCGCCCACGACCTGCTGCGGCTGGACGTCGACGACGTGGTCCTCGGCTGTCTGCCGCTGTTCCACACCTACGGGCAGACCTGTGCGATGAACGCCACGCTGCGGGCCGGGGCGACGCTCGTGCTCATGCCGCGCTTCAGCGGCGCGGGCGCGCTGGAGCTGCTGGCCGCCGAAGGCGTGAGCGTCTTCATGGGCGTGCCGACGATGTACCACGCCCTCGTGGAGGCGGCGGCGCAGGACGACGCGACGCACCGTCCCACCCTGCGCGCGGCCGTCTCGGGCGGCGCGGCCCTCCCCGTCGCCGTGCTCGAACGCTTCGAGGAGACCTTCGCGACGCAGGTCCTGGAGGGCTACGGGCTGACCGAGACCTCCCCGGTCGCCACCTTCAACCAGCCGGAGATCGGCCGCCGCCCCGGCACGGTCGGCCACCCGGTGTGGGGCGTGGAGATCGGGGTGGCGGACGCGGCGGTGGAGGAGGCCGTGGTGCTGCTCGCGGACGGCGAGGTCGGCGAGGTCGTGGTGCGCGGCCACAACGTGTTCGCCGGGTATCTCGACGATCCGGTGGCGACGGCCAGGGCGGTGGTCGACGGCTGGTTCCGCACCGGGGATCTCGGGGTCCGGGACGAGGACGGCTTCCTGAGCATCGTCGACCGGAAGAAGGACCTGGTCATCCGGGGCGGCTTCAACATCTATCCGCGTGAGGTCGAGGAGGTGCTGGTCCGCCATCCGGCGGTCTCCGAGGTCGCGGTGATCGGTGTGCCCGACGAGGCGCGCGGCGAGGAGATCTGCGCGGTCGTCGTACTGCGGGCCGGGGCGGAGGCGGTGACGGAGCAGGAGCTGATCGCCTGGTCCAGGGAGCGGCTCGGGCGGCACAAGTACCCGCGCGTCGTGCGGTTCACCGGGGCGCTGCCGCTGGGCCCGACCGGCAAGGTGCTCAAGCGGGCACTGACGGCGGCTCCTCCCTCCTCCTGA
- a CDS encoding ADP-ribosyltransferase, translating to MITSRLRRRAALAVLSLSAVLVPAAATEAAPAAAPAAAFKPGGCPAVADHLFAAADPVDVDRITPQPSWRVDCRQLYRADGRGPSAIFDEGFHARDIDYGQYDLEKYVLVNQPSPFVSTTYDHDLYKKWKSEFNYYIDAPGGIDVNRTIGDTHKYADQVEVAFPGGVDREFIVGACPIDRASKTEIMNECVDNPHYKPWRS from the coding sequence ATGATCACTTCTCGTCTGCGGCGCCGGGCCGCACTCGCCGTTCTCTCCCTCTCCGCCGTGCTCGTCCCGGCCGCCGCCACGGAGGCCGCCCCCGCCGCCGCCCCTGCCGCCGCGTTCAAGCCCGGCGGCTGCCCGGCCGTCGCCGACCACCTCTTCGCCGCCGCCGACCCGGTGGACGTCGACCGGATCACCCCGCAGCCCTCGTGGCGGGTCGACTGCCGCCAGCTCTACCGGGCGGACGGCCGGGGCCCGTCGGCCATCTTCGACGAGGGCTTCCACGCCAGGGACATCGACTACGGCCAGTACGACCTGGAGAAGTACGTCCTGGTCAACCAGCCGTCGCCGTTCGTCTCCACCACGTACGACCACGACCTGTACAAGAAGTGGAAGAGCGAGTTCAACTACTACATCGACGCTCCCGGCGGCATCGACGTGAACAGGACGATCGGTGACACCCACAAGTACGCCGACCAGGTGGAGGTCGCCTTCCCCGGCGGCGTCGACCGGGAGTTCATCGTCGGGGCGTGCCCGATCGACCGGGCGAGCAAGACCGAGATCATGAACGAGTGCGTCGACAACCCGCACTACAAGCCGTGGCGCAGCTGA
- a CDS encoding YncE family protein, with the protein MSPSTKHTAALLGGVLLAVLTGCGTSAEKANVQAVGSEAARPAEADRVAPPAPPGLPGMPPVLDAKDVYSADRGKLSPVVKDFPSRVYVPNTNSDTVSVIDPATYKVIKTIKVGRQPQHVVPSWDLKTLWVNNDIGDSLTVIDPATGKTGPTVPVSDPYNLYFTPDGKYAVVMASMDRQLVFRDAHTMKTAKTVPVDCAGVNHADFSADGRYFIVSCEFSGELLKVDTAKMKVVGQQKLPLGGAMPQDVKLSPDGGTFYIADMVADGIWVLDGKKFTTPKLLHTGKGTHGLYVSRDSKQMYISNRGEGTISVFDFAKRKLATKWRLPGGGSPDMGGVSADGKVLWLSGRYDAEVYAIDTATGKQLARIPVGSGPHGLAVYPQPGRYSLGHTGVFR; encoded by the coding sequence ATGTCTCCCTCCACCAAGCACACCGCGGCCCTGCTCGGGGGCGTCCTGCTGGCCGTACTCACCGGCTGCGGCACCTCCGCCGAGAAGGCGAACGTCCAGGCCGTCGGCAGCGAGGCCGCCCGGCCCGCCGAGGCCGACCGCGTCGCGCCGCCCGCACCACCGGGGCTCCCCGGGATGCCCCCGGTGCTCGACGCCAAGGACGTCTACTCGGCCGACCGGGGAAAGCTGTCCCCGGTCGTCAAGGACTTCCCGTCCCGGGTGTACGTCCCCAACACCAACTCCGACACCGTGTCCGTGATCGACCCCGCCACGTACAAGGTCATCAAAACCATCAAGGTCGGCCGCCAGCCGCAGCACGTCGTCCCCTCCTGGGACCTGAAGACCCTCTGGGTCAACAACGACATCGGCGACAGCCTCACCGTCATCGACCCGGCCACCGGGAAGACCGGCCCCACGGTGCCGGTCTCCGACCCGTACAACCTCTACTTCACCCCGGACGGCAAGTACGCCGTGGTGATGGCCTCGATGGACCGTCAGCTGGTCTTCCGCGACGCCCACACCATGAAGACGGCCAAGACCGTCCCGGTCGACTGCGCGGGCGTCAACCACGCCGACTTCTCCGCCGACGGCCGGTACTTCATCGTCTCCTGCGAGTTCTCCGGCGAACTCCTCAAGGTCGACACCGCGAAGATGAAGGTCGTCGGGCAGCAGAAGCTGCCGCTCGGCGGCGCGATGCCGCAGGACGTGAAGCTGTCGCCGGACGGTGGGACGTTCTACATCGCGGACATGGTCGCCGACGGGATCTGGGTGCTGGACGGGAAGAAGTTCACCACCCCGAAGCTGCTGCACACCGGCAAGGGCACCCACGGCCTCTACGTCAGCCGCGACTCCAAGCAGATGTACATCTCCAACCGCGGCGAGGGCACCATCTCCGTCTTCGACTTCGCCAAGCGCAAGCTGGCGACGAAGTGGCGGCTGCCAGGCGGCGGCAGCCCCGACATGGGCGGGGTCTCGGCGGACGGCAAGGTCCTCTGGCTGAGCGGACGTTACGACGCCGAGGTGTACGCGATCGACACCGCCACCGGCAAGCAGCTGGCCCGTATCCCGGTGGGCAGCGGCCCGCACGGACTCGCCGTCTACCCGCAGCCGGGCCGCTACTCGCTCGGCCACACCGGCGTCTTCCGCTGA
- a CDS encoding L,D-transpeptidase, with translation MNGQPISGTSAGANGVRGGRGSTGPLALVLGALLLLVTACGGGDDAGGKGGGAGKAEDTSASQAVVTVAPKDGADSVATSGVLKVSADQGKLTTVKVSDPKGTEVEGKIAADGASWAPDQHLAAATKYKVHAVAKDSKGRESAKDTSFTTLVPQNTFIGQYTPEDGSTVGVGMPVSIHFTRGITDPEAVEKAIKVTAEPSVPVEGHWFGNDRLDFRPEDYWAAGTKVTVKLNLDGVEGRPGVYGKQAKTISFTIGRKQVSTVDASTHRMKVVRDDQQIKDIPISAGAPATTTYNGQMVISEKLKVTRMNGDTVGFGGEYDIKDVPHAMRLSTSGTFIHGNYWGNSGIFGSTNTSHGCVGLQDVRGAWSKTTSAAWFFDNSLIGDVVVVKNSHDETIQPDNGLNGWNMSWSEWTK, from the coding sequence GCGGGCGAGGATCCACCGGACCGCTTGCTCTGGTTCTGGGTGCGCTGTTGTTGCTGGTGACGGCGTGCGGCGGGGGAGACGACGCCGGCGGCAAGGGCGGCGGCGCGGGGAAGGCCGAGGACACCTCGGCCTCGCAGGCCGTGGTGACCGTCGCGCCGAAGGACGGCGCGGACTCCGTCGCGACGAGCGGCGTGCTGAAGGTCTCGGCCGACCAGGGGAAGCTGACCACGGTCAAGGTCTCCGACCCCAAGGGCACCGAGGTCGAGGGGAAGATCGCGGCCGACGGCGCCAGCTGGGCCCCGGACCAGCACCTGGCCGCCGCGACGAAGTACAAGGTCCACGCGGTCGCCAAGGACTCCAAGGGCCGTGAGTCGGCGAAGGACACCAGCTTCACCACGCTGGTCCCGCAGAACACCTTCATCGGGCAGTACACCCCGGAGGACGGTTCCACCGTCGGCGTAGGGATGCCCGTCTCGATCCACTTCACCCGCGGCATCACCGACCCGGAGGCGGTCGAGAAGGCGATCAAGGTGACGGCCGAGCCGTCCGTCCCGGTCGAGGGCCACTGGTTCGGCAACGACCGGCTCGACTTCCGCCCCGAGGACTACTGGGCCGCGGGCACCAAGGTGACCGTGAAGCTCAACCTCGACGGCGTCGAGGGCCGTCCCGGTGTCTACGGCAAGCAGGCCAAGACGATCTCCTTCACCATCGGCCGCAAGCAGGTCAGCACGGTCGACGCGAGCACCCACCGGATGAAGGTCGTCCGCGACGACCAGCAGATCAAGGACATCCCGATCTCGGCGGGCGCCCCGGCGACCACCACGTACAACGGTCAGATGGTCATCAGCGAGAAGCTCAAGGTGACCCGGATGAACGGTGACACCGTCGGCTTCGGCGGCGAGTACGACATCAAGGACGTGCCGCACGCGATGCGTCTGTCCACCTCGGGCACCTTCATCCACGGCAACTACTGGGGCAACTCCGGCATCTTCGGCTCGACCAACACCAGCCACGGCTGCGTCGGTCTGCAGGACGTGCGCGGAGCCTGGTCCAAGACGACCTCGGCGGCCTGGTTCTTCGACAACTCGCTCATCGGGGACGTCGTGGTCGTGAAGAACTCGCACGACGAGACGATCCAGCCGGACAACGGCCTCAACGGCTGGAACATGTCCTGGTCGGAGTGGACCAAGTAG